A single Actinomadura algeriensis DNA region contains:
- a CDS encoding DUF1772 domain-containing protein, with amino-acid sequence MIEPLLPAAFLANGLCAGVLVGSMLGVVPYYRTLSEGDYIRAHAFSVGRYDPFQPICLLITVAADVAAAVAADGAARLLCASAAALAAAVIAVTLTRNLPMNRRIRRVDPDAPAGFRAGPFLRRWAAWHALRTALAVLALLVNAAAVGVLL; translated from the coding sequence GTGATCGAGCCGCTGCTCCCGGCCGCGTTCCTGGCCAACGGGCTGTGCGCGGGGGTCCTGGTGGGCAGCATGCTCGGCGTCGTCCCCTACTACCGGACCCTGTCCGAGGGCGACTACATCCGGGCGCACGCCTTCTCGGTCGGCCGGTACGACCCGTTCCAGCCGATCTGCCTGCTGATCACGGTGGCGGCGGACGTGGCGGCGGCGGTCGCGGCGGACGGGGCCGCGCGGCTGCTGTGCGCGTCCGCCGCGGCCCTCGCCGCCGCCGTGATCGCGGTGACGCTGACCCGCAACCTGCCGATGAACCGCCGCATCCGGCGCGTCGACCCGGACGCGCCGGCGGGCTTCCGGGCGGGACCGTTCCTGCGGCGCTGGGCCGCCTGGCACGCCCTGCGCACGGCGCTCGCCGTGCTCGCGCTGCTGGTCAACGCCGCGGCCGTCGGCGTCCTGCTGTGA
- a CDS encoding acyl carrier protein: MTQRNLDDLRTLMRACVGEGDGIDLDGDILDLAFSDMQYDSLAVLELAARIETTWGVPIPEEEAATLGTPGAFLDYVNRHAARTGAGR, from the coding sequence ATGACCCAACGCAATCTCGACGACCTGCGGACGCTGATGCGCGCGTGCGTCGGTGAAGGAGACGGGATCGACCTGGACGGCGACATCCTGGACCTCGCCTTCTCCGACATGCAGTACGACTCGCTGGCGGTGCTGGAGCTCGCGGCCCGCATCGAGACGACGTGGGGCGTGCCCATCCCCGAGGAGGAGGCCGCGACGCTGGGGACCCCCGGCGCGTTCCTCGACTACGTGAACCGGCACGCGGCGCGGACGGGGGCCGGGCGATGA
- a CDS encoding methyltransferase — protein MSERPADPAGAAGPPAASLRLQSLLDGMRVAKVVEVLAELQVADVLAGGALPVADIAAEVGADPDALYRVLRCAASHGVFTEEDERRFGLTPMAELLRTETKDSHRDLFRLVAGDLWWRPYGDLLETVRTGRPAAERVFGVPFYDHLRADPDAAALFDRAMTEVSKGQAQAILSRRSFTRYRRIADIGGGHGYFLAQVLKSSPAGEGVLLDLPDVVAGAPAVLDKHGVAGRVTVVPGSFFDELPTGCDAYLLKAVLINWPDDRAVRILRRVREAIGNDPHARLLVVEPVVPPGDVPDYSKATDIDMLAVIGGRQRSTAEWRRLLAAGGFDLIGEPVPGRREVLECRPLGESGSPGDLEPKEYS, from the coding sequence GTGAGCGAGAGACCAGCCGATCCGGCCGGTGCCGCCGGGCCGCCCGCGGCGAGCCTGCGCCTGCAGTCCCTGCTGGACGGGATGCGCGTCGCGAAGGTCGTCGAGGTGCTGGCCGAACTCCAGGTGGCCGACGTCCTCGCGGGCGGCGCCCTGCCGGTCGCGGACATCGCGGCGGAGGTCGGGGCCGACCCGGACGCCCTGTACCGGGTGCTGCGCTGCGCCGCGTCCCACGGGGTGTTCACCGAGGAGGACGAACGGCGGTTCGGGCTCACCCCGATGGCCGAGCTGCTGCGCACCGAGACCAAGGACAGCCACCGGGACCTTTTCCGGCTGGTGGCCGGTGACCTGTGGTGGCGCCCCTACGGGGACCTGCTGGAGACCGTCCGCACCGGGCGGCCCGCGGCCGAGCGGGTGTTCGGCGTGCCGTTCTACGACCATCTGCGCGCCGATCCGGACGCCGCGGCCCTGTTCGACCGCGCGATGACCGAGGTCAGCAAGGGGCAGGCGCAGGCCATCCTGTCGCGCCGTTCCTTCACCCGGTACCGGCGGATCGCCGACATCGGCGGCGGCCACGGCTACTTCCTCGCGCAGGTGCTGAAGAGCAGCCCCGCCGGGGAGGGCGTCCTGCTGGACCTCCCGGACGTCGTCGCCGGGGCTCCGGCCGTCCTGGACAAGCACGGCGTGGCCGGCCGCGTCACGGTCGTCCCCGGCAGTTTCTTCGACGAGCTCCCGACGGGCTGCGACGCGTACCTGCTCAAGGCCGTCCTCATCAACTGGCCCGACGACCGGGCCGTACGCATCCTGCGCCGGGTGCGGGAGGCCATCGGGAACGATCCGCACGCCCGCCTGCTGGTCGTCGAGCCGGTCGTGCCGCCGGGCGACGTGCCCGACTACAGCAAGGCCACCGACATCGACATGCTCGCCGTCATCGGCGGCAGGCAGCGGAGCACCGCCGAGTGGCGGCGGCTGCTGGCCGCCGGCGGCTTCGACCTCATCGGCGAACCGGTACCCGGCCGGCGCGAAGTGCTGGAGTGCCGCCCCCTCGGCGAGTCCGGATCGCCCGGGGACCTCGAACCCAAGGAGTACTCATGA
- a CDS encoding SRPBCC family protein yields the protein MTADRTAGDWRTDNATVIDAPMELVWNMTNDVASWPELFDEYAATEILHRDGDTVRFRLTMHPDENGNAWSWVSERTADEAARTVRAHRVETGWFEYMNLLWEYREVPGGVELRWRQDFRMKPDSPVGLGAMTERINGNSPVQLKLIKDRVERAARAGAA from the coding sequence ATGACCGCGGACCGGACGGCCGGCGACTGGCGGACCGACAACGCGACCGTGATCGACGCGCCGATGGAGCTGGTCTGGAACATGACCAACGACGTCGCCTCCTGGCCGGAGCTGTTCGACGAGTACGCCGCCACCGAGATCCTGCACCGGGACGGCGACACCGTCCGGTTCCGGCTCACCATGCACCCGGACGAGAACGGCAACGCCTGGTCGTGGGTCTCGGAGCGCACCGCGGACGAGGCCGCCCGGACGGTCCGGGCGCACCGCGTCGAGACCGGCTGGTTCGAGTACATGAACCTGCTCTGGGAGTACCGCGAGGTGCCCGGCGGCGTGGAGCTGCGCTGGCGGCAGGACTTCCGGATGAAGCCGGACTCGCCGGTCGGCCTCGGCGCGATGACCGAGCGGATCAACGGCAACTCCCCGGTGCAGCTCAAGCTGATCAAGGACAGGGTGGAGCGGGCGGCGCGAGCGGGCGCCGCGTGA